One Nicotiana tomentosiformis chromosome 4, ASM39032v3, whole genome shotgun sequence genomic window carries:
- the LOC104103627 gene encoding reticulon-like protein B9, whose product MPIYSSDSDDPQPSTSAPPKRLFARQRPIHAILGGGKVADILLWRDKTISAAILVGFTIIWFLFEVVEYNFVSLLCHISMILMLILFIWSTGAGLVDWAPPDLRAIMISDSTYSWLCRKFNSILSKFYEISSGKEFRTFFLAITFLWVLSVIGNYFSSLNLLYLGFLCLATLPAMYEKYQDEVDYLASKGNQDMKKLYKKFDTKVLNKIPRGPVKERKRF is encoded by the exons ATGCCGATTTATTCTTCTGATTCTGATGATCCCCAGCCTTCAACTTCAGCACCTCCCAAAAGATTATTTGCTCGTCAAAGACCCATTCATGCAATTCTTGGAGGAGGAAAAG TTGCGGATATTCTACTATGGAGGGACAAGACAATATCAGCTGCAATTCTAGTTGGATTCACAATAATTTGGTTCCTTTTTGAAGTTGTGGAGTACAACTTTGTTTCCCTTTTGTGTCACATTTCCATGATCTTGATGTTGATTCTATTCATTTGGTCTACTGGGGCTGGACTTGTTGATTG GGCTCCTCCTGATTTACGTGCAATTATGATATCAGATTCAACGTATAGTTGGTTATGCAGAAAATTCAACTCCATTTTATCGAAGTTCTATGAGATTTCATCTGGAAAAGAATTTAGAACCTTTTTTCTG GCAATCACTTTCCTTTGGGTGTTGTCAGTTATTGGAAATTATTTCAGCTCTCTGAATCTGTTGTATCTTG GGTTTCTGTGCCTGGCAACACTACCAGCTATGTACGAGAAGTATCAAGACGAGGTGGATTATCTAGCAAGCAAAGGGAACCAAGATATGAAGAAATTGTACAAGAAATTTGATACCAAAGTTCTTAACAAGATACCAAGGGGACCCGTGAAGGAAAGAAAGAGATTTTGA